The following proteins are co-located in the Pedobacter sp. FW305-3-2-15-E-R2A2 genome:
- the katG gene encoding catalase/peroxidase HPI translates to MERESNDISKCPFHNGSMKHNVGGGGTRNNDWWPNQLKLSILRQHSSLSDPMGEDFNYAEAFKSLDLAAVKADLNALMTDSQDWWPADFGHYGGLFIRMAWHSAGTYRVGDGRGGAGAGLQRFAPLNSWPDNVSLDKARRLLWPVKQKYGRNISWADLMILAGNVALESMGFETFGFAGGREDVWEADESVYWGSEATWLGGDLRYAHGSPGVEGDGVLVTDDNADGNVHSRNLEKPLAAVQMGLIYVNPEGPDGNPDPIAAAKDIRDTFGRMAMDDEETVALIAGGHSFGKTHGAASADNVGKEPEAVDLEMQGLGWSNSHGTGKGADAITSGLEVIWTKTPTQWSNNFFENLFGFEWELSKSPAGAHQWVAKNAEAFIPDAFDSTKKHLPTMLTTDLSLRFDPAYEKISRRFLENPDAFADAFARAWFKLTHRDMGPRERYLGPEVPQEVLLWQDPIPAVDHVLIDENDIVALKAKVLAAGFNVPELVSTAWASASTFRGSDKRGGANGARIRLAPQKYWQVNNNSQLHNVLSVLEGIQNEFNGSQTSGKKVSLADLIVLAGAAAVEKAAKDAGQAITVPFTPGRMDASQEQTDVESFGYLEPAADGFRNYRKSKIPVSTEELLIDKAHLLTLTAPELTVLLGGLRALNANFDGSKHGVFTSRPGQLTNDFFVNLLDMNTVWKAVAADKEVYEGRDRNSGQVKWTGTRADLVFGSNSELRAIAEVYASSDAQGKFAKDFVKAWTKVMNLDRFDLK, encoded by the coding sequence ATGGAAAGAGAATCAAATGACATCAGTAAATGCCCCTTTCATAATGGCAGTATGAAGCACAATGTTGGAGGTGGCGGCACGCGGAACAATGATTGGTGGCCTAACCAGTTAAAGCTGAGTATTCTGCGTCAGCATTCCTCTTTGTCAGATCCGATGGGTGAAGATTTTAATTATGCCGAAGCTTTTAAAAGCCTTGATCTTGCAGCTGTTAAAGCGGATCTTAATGCATTGATGACCGATTCTCAGGATTGGTGGCCGGCAGACTTTGGTCACTATGGCGGCTTATTTATACGTATGGCATGGCATAGTGCCGGAACCTACCGTGTAGGTGACGGACGCGGTGGCGCTGGCGCTGGTTTGCAACGTTTTGCCCCGCTGAACAGTTGGCCTGATAACGTCAGTCTGGATAAAGCACGCAGATTGCTTTGGCCGGTCAAACAAAAATATGGACGCAATATTTCCTGGGCCGATCTGATGATCCTTGCAGGAAACGTGGCCTTAGAATCCATGGGTTTTGAAACTTTTGGTTTCGCCGGTGGACGTGAAGATGTGTGGGAGGCAGACGAATCTGTGTATTGGGGTTCTGAAGCGACCTGGCTGGGTGGCGATTTGCGTTATGCACATGGATCACCTGGTGTAGAAGGTGATGGCGTACTGGTGACTGATGACAATGCGGATGGTAATGTCCATTCCCGAAATCTCGAAAAACCGCTTGCCGCGGTACAAATGGGCTTGATTTATGTGAACCCTGAAGGTCCGGATGGCAATCCGGATCCTATTGCTGCCGCTAAAGACATCCGTGATACCTTTGGCCGAATGGCGATGGACGATGAAGAAACGGTGGCACTGATTGCCGGTGGTCATAGCTTTGGCAAAACCCACGGTGCTGCCTCTGCAGATAACGTGGGCAAAGAGCCTGAGGCGGTAGACCTGGAAATGCAGGGTTTAGGTTGGAGCAACAGTCATGGCACAGGCAAAGGTGCCGATGCGATTACCAGCGGACTGGAAGTGATCTGGACAAAAACACCGACTCAATGGAGTAATAATTTCTTTGAAAATCTGTTTGGTTTTGAATGGGAATTGTCTAAAAGCCCTGCTGGTGCCCATCAATGGGTAGCTAAGAATGCAGAAGCTTTTATTCCTGATGCTTTTGATAGTACAAAAAAGCATCTTCCGACGATGCTAACAACCGATCTTTCTTTAAGATTTGATCCGGCATACGAGAAAATATCACGTCGCTTTTTAGAGAACCCGGATGCCTTTGCAGACGCGTTTGCACGTGCATGGTTTAAATTGACACATCGCGATATGGGGCCACGCGAACGCTACCTGGGGCCTGAGGTGCCACAGGAAGTATTGTTGTGGCAGGATCCAATTCCTGCGGTTGATCATGTCCTGATCGATGAAAATGATATTGTGGCACTGAAAGCAAAGGTATTGGCGGCCGGTTTCAATGTACCTGAACTGGTTTCCACAGCATGGGCTTCGGCTTCTACCTTCCGTGGGTCAGATAAACGTGGTGGCGCCAATGGTGCAAGGATCCGTCTTGCTCCACAGAAATACTGGCAGGTGAATAACAATTCCCAATTGCATAATGTACTGAGTGTATTGGAAGGCATTCAAAATGAATTTAACGGATCACAGACCAGTGGTAAAAAAGTTTCTTTGGCGGATCTGATTGTGCTTGCTGGTGCTGCAGCTGTTGAAAAAGCGGCAAAAGATGCTGGACAGGCCATTACGGTACCTTTTACACCTGGTCGTATGGATGCTTCACAGGAACAAACTGATGTCGAATCATTCGGCTATCTGGAGCCTGCTGCTGATGGTTTCCGGAATTACCGCAAATCAAAAATTCCGGTATCGACTGAAGAATTATTGATAGATAAGGCACATTTGCTGACTCTTACCGCACCTGAATTAACCGTGTTGTTGGGTGGTTTGCGCGCATTGAATGCCAATTTTGATGGTTCAAAACATGGCGTTTTCACTTCACGCCCTGGTCAGTTAACGAACGATTTCTTTGTCAACCTACTCGACATGAATACGGTATGGAAAGCAGTAGCCGCTGATAAGGAAGTTTATGAAGGCCGTGACCGCAACAGCGGACAGGTAAAATGGACCGGTACCCGTGCAGACCTTGTTTTTGGTTCCAATTCGGAGCTGAGAGCAATTGCCGAAGTGTATGCAAGTTCTGATGCTCAGGGTAAATTTGCAAAAGATTTTGTGAAGGCATGGACTAAAGTGATGAACCTGGACAGGTTTGACTTAAAGTAA
- a CDS encoding DUF1223 domain-containing protein produces MKPIQISIIAALGALLLFSAILADRSIASKSSTERTIKGDGFAVLELFTSEGCSSCPPADELLAKVQKEAGNRPVYVLTYHVDYWDRLGWKDTFSNADYSKRQYQYASKLGAQVYTPQLVVNGKTEFVGSNESATDYAINSALKGSPAAAVTLHGNLQSGKMALDYQVTGDSDHNELVIAVVQKNAVSKVKRGENEGRTLAHAQIVRQLYSFELEKDKKGQVSISLSKDFNTNGWELIGFLQDPKTRAINAATKVVF; encoded by the coding sequence ATGAAACCAATCCAGATTTCAATAATCGCTGCGCTAGGTGCGCTGCTATTGTTCAGCGCGATTCTCGCCGACAGAAGCATTGCTTCTAAATCATCAACAGAACGAACCATTAAAGGAGATGGCTTTGCCGTTCTTGAACTGTTTACTTCCGAAGGTTGCTCGAGCTGTCCGCCTGCAGACGAACTTTTGGCTAAAGTCCAGAAAGAAGCAGGCAACAGACCGGTATATGTATTGACTTATCATGTCGATTATTGGGACCGTTTAGGTTGGAAAGATACTTTTAGCAATGCTGATTATTCGAAACGCCAGTACCAGTATGCCAGCAAGCTCGGCGCTCAGGTCTATACGCCACAACTGGTCGTTAATGGCAAAACGGAATTTGTAGGCTCCAACGAATCCGCAACAGATTACGCAATTAACAGTGCCTTAAAAGGCAGCCCTGCAGCCGCTGTAACTCTGCATGGAAACCTGCAATCCGGTAAGATGGCTCTGGATTATCAGGTTACCGGAGATAGTGATCATAATGAACTCGTGATTGCAGTAGTGCAAAAAAATGCAGTCAGCAAAGTAAAACGTGGCGAAAACGAAGGACGAACCTTAGCCCATGCACAAATCGTCAGACAACTTTATTCATTTGAGTTGGAAAAAGATAAAAAAGGCCAGGTCAGCATTTCACTTTCCAAAGATTTCAATACCAATGGCTGGGAACTGATCGGTTTCCTTCAAGATCCTAAAACAAGGGCCATCAATGCCGCAACCAAAGTTGTGTTTTAA
- a CDS encoding organic hydroperoxide resistance protein, with translation MKTQTVITSAGAATITKVLYTGKVHVTGGREGQAKSTDGRLEINLSSPGTSGTGTNPEQLFAAGWSACFIGAMKINAASLKITLPAETSVNAEVDLASGDDGYSLQARLEVNLPGLSAEQAKAVVEAAHQTCPYSKATRGNIGVEISIAI, from the coding sequence ATGAAAACTCAAACAGTAATCACCTCAGCAGGTGCAGCAACAATCACTAAAGTTTTATACACAGGAAAAGTACACGTTACCGGAGGTCGCGAAGGACAAGCGAAAAGTACTGATGGCCGATTGGAAATCAACCTTTCCAGCCCTGGAACCTCAGGTACGGGCACCAACCCGGAGCAGTTATTTGCTGCAGGATGGTCTGCCTGTTTCATCGGAGCAATGAAGATCAATGCTGCCAGTTTAAAAATAACCCTACCTGCAGAAACCTCAGTAAATGCCGAGGTAGATCTGGCAAGCGGCGACGACGGTTATTCACTGCAGGCAAGACTAGAGGTTAATTTACCTGGACTCAGCGCAGAACAAGCCAAAGCAGTGGTTGAAGCGGCTCATCAGACCTGCCCATATTCAAAAGCCACACGTGGCAATATCGGTGTAGAGATCAGCATTGCCATTTAA
- a CDS encoding alpha/beta hydrolase has translation MEYQPNLGRRRFLSIASITIAAAGLGNAGILKAAQTKTKATLNGAQLHTFDKIKQVKAGVLDVGYAELGPENGRTVILLHGWPYDIHSFAVSADILAKKGFRVIVPHLRGHGSTTFLSSESPRNGQQSALALDVIALMDALKINKAIIGGFDWGARTACIVAALWPERCEALVSVSGYLIGSQKANEMPLSPKAEQAWWYQFYFATERGRMGYEANWHDFAKLIWQTASPKWQFEDTTFERSAASLNHPDHVAIVVHNYRWRLGLAEGEPQYDALEKQLAAAPAITVPAITLEGDANGAPHPEPSTYAVKFKGRYSHHNLSGSIGHNLPQEAPQAFSDAIIEVSNWTK, from the coding sequence ATGGAATATCAACCAAACTTAGGTCGCCGTCGCTTTCTGAGCATTGCGTCCATCACTATTGCAGCAGCCGGGCTTGGCAATGCCGGCATTTTAAAGGCGGCCCAGACAAAAACCAAAGCGACCTTAAACGGAGCTCAGCTACATACCTTTGACAAAATCAAACAGGTAAAAGCGGGTGTGCTTGATGTGGGCTACGCAGAGCTGGGCCCGGAAAACGGCCGTACAGTTATTCTCCTTCATGGCTGGCCATACGACATTCATAGTTTTGCTGTATCTGCAGATATCCTGGCAAAAAAGGGCTTTAGGGTCATTGTACCACACCTGCGTGGCCATGGCAGCACGACATTCCTTTCTTCAGAAAGCCCCCGTAACGGACAGCAATCTGCCTTAGCACTGGATGTGATTGCATTGATGGATGCATTGAAAATCAATAAAGCCATTATCGGAGGTTTTGACTGGGGAGCCCGCACGGCCTGTATTGTAGCTGCATTGTGGCCGGAACGCTGTGAAGCACTGGTCTCCGTAAGTGGTTATCTGATTGGCAGTCAAAAGGCCAACGAGATGCCATTATCACCTAAAGCGGAACAAGCCTGGTGGTACCAGTTCTATTTTGCAACCGAGCGCGGTCGTATGGGTTATGAGGCAAACTGGCATGATTTTGCAAAGTTAATCTGGCAAACTGCTTCACCAAAATGGCAATTTGAAGACACCACATTTGAACGCTCTGCAGCATCACTCAACCACCCGGACCATGTAGCCATTGTGGTTCATAATTATCGCTGGCGACTAGGCCTTGCGGAGGGAGAACCGCAATACGATGCACTCGAAAAACAACTGGCTGCCGCTCCTGCCATCACCGTTCCGGCAATCACGCTTGAAGGAGATGCCAATGGCGCCCCACATCCGGAGCCCTCGACTTATGCTGTAAAGTTCAAAGGTCGCTACAGTCACCATAACCTTAGCGGAAGTATTGGACATAACCTGCCACAAGAAGCTCCGCAAGCCTTTTCAGATGCCATCATTGAAGTTTCAAACTGGACAAAATAA
- the xth gene encoding exodeoxyribonuclease III, giving the protein MKIATYNVNGVNGRLPVLLRWLKESKPDVVCLQELKAPQEKFPLAEINDAGYQAIWHGQKSWNGVAILSAGAELKEVHRVLPGDPEDLQSRYIEAIVNDIVIGCLYLPNGNPYPGPKFDYKLGWFKRFSAHAQKLLDLGVPAILTGDFNVIPTEKDVYKPERWINDALFREEVREAFKALVDQGWTDAIRKLYPEETIYTFWDYFRNAYGRDAGLRIDHFLLSPQIDKRLIGAGVNREVRGWEKTSDHGPVWIEIK; this is encoded by the coding sequence ATGAAAATAGCAACCTATAACGTAAACGGAGTTAATGGCCGCCTGCCGGTATTGCTTCGTTGGTTAAAAGAATCAAAACCTGATGTAGTATGTTTACAAGAACTGAAAGCCCCACAGGAAAAGTTCCCTTTGGCTGAAATTAATGATGCAGGCTATCAGGCAATCTGGCATGGACAGAAAAGCTGGAACGGAGTCGCAATCCTTTCGGCAGGAGCGGAATTGAAAGAAGTTCATCGAGTATTGCCCGGTGATCCTGAAGATCTTCAAAGCAGGTATATCGAAGCAATTGTGAATGACATCGTGATCGGATGCCTTTACCTGCCCAACGGTAATCCTTATCCTGGCCCGAAATTCGATTACAAACTGGGTTGGTTTAAGCGCTTCTCTGCACATGCGCAAAAGCTGTTGGATTTGGGTGTTCCTGCCATCCTTACCGGCGATTTTAACGTGATCCCTACAGAAAAAGATGTGTATAAACCGGAACGCTGGATAAATGACGCCTTGTTCAGGGAAGAAGTGCGTGAGGCTTTCAAAGCCCTCGTTGATCAGGGATGGACAGACGCCATCCGAAAACTATACCCGGAAGAGACCATTTATACCTTTTGGGATTACTTCCGTAATGCCTATGGTCGTGACGCCGGACTTCGCATCGATCACTTTCTTTTGAGCCCACAGATTGACAAACGATTGATCGGGGCAGGGGTAAACCGGGAAGTCAGAGGCTGGGAAAAAACAAGTGACCACGGGCCAGTCTGGATAGAGATTAAGTAA
- the chrA gene encoding chromate efflux transporter — protein sequence MKENKSPFPPSFKEALRFWFKLGWISFGGTLGHISIMHNFLVEKKKWISSSRFFHALSLCMLLPGPEAQQLAIYIGWQLHGKKGGILAGIFFILPSMFILLALSCIYVSYGNQAWMDAIFSGLKPAVVAIIFHALWSVGKKALHTIFHYILAGLAFASIFFFNISMPYIIFGTIVSALILRYFWPSLVYKGKAGESHESLNEQNYYINNKTEGGKNFKAKLLWKQCLLFAFLWMLPLFFFYALSPDFTFWKGLILFFTQTALFTIGGSYTVLPYVAQFSVSRFNWLSKSQMVDGFALAETTPGPLIIVVCYVGFMAGFNHFDGSLVMGTVGLLATTFYTFLPSFLFIFVGGPILERTRGSVVISDVLGFVTAAVVGVILNLTFYLGKDVLFPQGLILHKIDLMALLWVFVSVVLIFKFRLNIVYLILLSMLYGLLQYCI from the coding sequence ATGAAAGAAAATAAATCCCCCTTCCCACCATCATTTAAAGAAGCCCTCAGGTTCTGGTTTAAACTAGGTTGGATTAGTTTCGGAGGAACGTTGGGACACATCAGTATCATGCACAACTTTCTGGTCGAAAAGAAGAAATGGATCAGTAGCAGCAGGTTCTTTCATGCGCTTAGCTTGTGTATGCTTTTGCCAGGACCTGAAGCGCAGCAACTGGCTATATATATCGGCTGGCAGCTTCATGGTAAAAAGGGAGGGATTCTTGCCGGGATATTCTTCATTCTCCCTTCCATGTTTATTCTTTTGGCGCTGAGCTGTATCTATGTGAGCTATGGGAACCAAGCCTGGATGGATGCCATTTTCAGTGGCTTAAAACCAGCTGTTGTGGCGATTATCTTTCATGCCCTCTGGAGCGTTGGTAAAAAAGCACTCCATACCATTTTCCACTATATATTGGCCGGGCTTGCCTTTGCAAGCATTTTTTTCTTCAATATTTCTATGCCTTATATTATCTTCGGGACGATTGTCTCTGCGTTAATCTTAAGGTATTTCTGGCCGTCTTTAGTCTATAAAGGGAAGGCCGGAGAATCCCATGAAAGTTTGAATGAGCAGAATTATTATATTAACAATAAAACTGAGGGAGGGAAGAACTTCAAAGCTAAATTATTATGGAAACAATGCCTGTTATTTGCCTTCCTCTGGATGCTGCCCCTGTTTTTTTTCTATGCATTGAGTCCTGATTTCACCTTCTGGAAAGGTTTAATATTGTTTTTTACCCAAACCGCACTCTTTACCATTGGCGGATCTTATACGGTTTTGCCCTATGTGGCTCAGTTTAGTGTTTCAAGATTTAACTGGTTGAGCAAATCTCAGATGGTAGATGGATTTGCATTGGCGGAGACCACTCCCGGACCATTGATTATTGTAGTTTGCTATGTCGGTTTTATGGCTGGTTTTAACCATTTCGATGGCTCATTAGTTATGGGGACTGTCGGACTGCTGGCGACCACATTTTACACTTTTCTACCTTCATTCCTCTTCATCTTTGTGGGCGGACCGATATTGGAACGTACCCGGGGAAGCGTGGTTATCAGTGATGTGCTTGGTTTTGTAACGGCAGCAGTAGTGGGAGTGATCCTGAACCTGACATTCTATCTGGGGAAAGATGTGCTGTTTCCTCAGGGCCTGATCCTACATAAAATAGATTTAATGGCTTTGCTTTGGGTATTTGTATCCGTCGTGCTCATCTTTAAATTCAGGTTAAATATCGTGTACCTGATCCTGCTCAGTATGTTGTATGGACTGCTCCAATACTGCATTTAG
- a CDS encoding histidine kinase — MKKTGFKISHTIIWTSSIVLGLLSSVPQLASRQFNALEAIVNAGITAIFAVMMWYFNIYMLSDNGDKHRKQSISYGKLLKSLLFGLVIMLGLAYIQQLILSHIDFGPVMLMVEVRGILINLVFYMFLNLLQQNYENQHVNMELERTRNDNLGAQYELLKQQVNPHFLFNSLNTLKAMVETGDQQSVDFILKLSNFYRYTLESRKLDLIHVKEEMEILDAYLFLQKARFDEGFTFNSTLDNNILSTLIPPFTLQLLVENCLKHNIVSLQRPLKIRLYQEGEKIIIENHIQLKTGEAGSLGVGLKNIELRYSHLLDKQVEIINDNITFQIKLPIIYEHHHH; from the coding sequence ATGAAGAAAACAGGCTTTAAGATTTCTCATACCATCATCTGGACCAGTTCAATAGTTTTAGGACTGCTCTCCTCTGTACCTCAACTGGCTTCACGTCAGTTTAATGCTTTAGAAGCGATTGTTAATGCCGGCATTACTGCAATTTTTGCGGTGATGATGTGGTATTTCAACATCTATATGCTCTCAGATAATGGCGACAAGCACCGCAAGCAAAGCATTTCCTATGGTAAACTGCTGAAATCTTTACTTTTTGGACTGGTCATCATGCTAGGACTGGCTTACATTCAGCAGCTTATTCTTTCCCATATTGATTTCGGACCGGTTATGCTCATGGTGGAAGTTAGGGGAATCCTGATCAATCTCGTGTTTTACATGTTCCTGAACCTACTTCAGCAGAATTACGAGAACCAGCATGTCAACATGGAACTGGAGCGTACCAGAAATGATAACCTGGGGGCACAATATGAATTGCTCAAGCAACAGGTTAATCCTCATTTTCTATTCAACAGCCTAAACACGTTGAAAGCAATGGTAGAAACCGGGGACCAGCAATCCGTGGATTTTATTCTGAAACTCTCCAATTTCTACCGCTACACGCTGGAAAGCCGCAAGCTGGATCTGATCCATGTAAAGGAAGAAATGGAAATTCTTGATGCTTACCTCTTTTTACAAAAAGCGAGGTTCGACGAAGGATTTACATTCAATAGCACACTGGACAACAATATCTTATCTACACTCATCCCTCCTTTCACTTTACAGCTATTGGTAGAAAACTGTCTCAAGCACAACATCGTTTCTCTTCAAAGGCCCTTAAAAATCAGGCTCTATCAGGAGGGTGAAAAGATAATAATAGAAAACCACATACAGCTGAAAACCGGCGAAGCAGGTTCACTCGGCGTAGGTCTAAAAAACATAGAACTCAGGTATAGCCATTTACTGGACAAACAGGTAGAGATCATCAATGACAACATTACATTCCAAATCAAACTCCCTATTATCTATGAACATCATCATCATTGA
- the crtI gene encoding phytoene desaturase family protein: protein MSVHQIKEGLEIAVIGSGFAGISAAAYLAKQGYSVDVYEKNTDIGGRARQLSTDNGYVFDMGPSWYWMPEVFEKFFNDFGCKASDFYELQLLDPGFSVVFRNDEVLNIPANFEELCQLFESIESGSAAKLRSFLTEAEYKYQIGIGKLVYKPGLSLLEFADADLAKGLFKLQVFTSFSSHVKKYFKDPRLIALMEFPVLFLGAMPEDTPALYSLMNYAGLKLGTWYPKGGFGKVIQAMKDVAEKQGAKFHTDTAVTALDVQGKYIVNLTSTKGTKDYDGVIAAADYHHVEEKLLDQTYRNYTEKYWNNRVLAPSCLIFYLGVKTKINRLKHHTLFFDEDLKQHSQEIYKEAKWPAKPLFYVCCPSITDSSVAPEGHENLFILMPLAPDLEDPESIRETYFNLIMDRLEAHTGSPIREQLDYKKSYCVSDFIADYNSYKGNAYGLANTLMQTATLKPSLKNKKIDNLFYAGQLTVPGPGVPPSIISGNIAAQQLIKHLNK, encoded by the coding sequence ATGTCAGTTCATCAAATAAAAGAAGGTCTTGAAATAGCGGTAATTGGCTCGGGCTTTGCCGGAATCAGTGCTGCGGCTTACCTTGCAAAGCAAGGTTACAGCGTAGATGTTTATGAAAAAAATACAGACATCGGCGGACGCGCCCGCCAACTCAGTACCGATAACGGCTATGTGTTTGACATGGGGCCAAGTTGGTATTGGATGCCCGAAGTATTTGAAAAGTTTTTTAATGACTTTGGCTGTAAAGCATCAGATTTTTATGAACTGCAATTACTTGACCCTGGTTTCAGCGTAGTTTTCAGAAATGATGAAGTCTTAAATATCCCGGCTAATTTTGAAGAACTCTGCCAACTGTTCGAATCTATAGAAAGCGGAAGTGCCGCTAAACTAAGGAGCTTTTTAACGGAAGCAGAATACAAGTATCAGATCGGAATCGGGAAACTTGTTTACAAACCCGGACTCTCCTTACTGGAGTTTGCAGACGCAGATCTGGCAAAAGGTCTGTTTAAACTGCAGGTTTTTACTTCTTTCAGCTCACATGTAAAAAAATACTTCAAAGATCCCAGGCTCATCGCTTTAATGGAGTTCCCGGTCCTCTTTCTTGGGGCCATGCCCGAAGACACACCGGCGTTGTACAGTCTGATGAACTATGCAGGACTCAAGCTAGGGACCTGGTATCCAAAAGGTGGTTTTGGAAAAGTAATCCAGGCCATGAAGGATGTCGCAGAAAAACAGGGCGCAAAATTTCACACCGATACTGCGGTAACCGCTCTTGATGTACAGGGAAAATACATCGTAAATCTAACCTCAACAAAAGGAACAAAGGATTATGATGGCGTCATTGCTGCTGCCGATTATCACCATGTGGAGGAAAAACTACTGGATCAGACTTACAGAAATTATACGGAGAAATATTGGAATAATAGAGTTCTTGCTCCCTCCTGCCTCATCTTTTATCTGGGGGTGAAGACTAAAATCAACCGTTTAAAACACCATACCCTGTTCTTTGATGAGGATTTGAAACAGCATTCACAGGAAATCTATAAAGAGGCAAAATGGCCTGCAAAACCTTTATTTTATGTATGCTGTCCAAGTATCACTGATTCCTCAGTGGCGCCGGAAGGACATGAGAATCTATTTATCCTGATGCCCTTAGCGCCGGATCTTGAAGATCCTGAATCAATCCGGGAAACGTATTTCAATTTGATCATGGACCGACTGGAAGCCCATACCGGTAGCCCCATACGTGAACAGCTGGATTATAAAAAAAGCTATTGCGTAAGTGATTTCATCGCAGACTACAATTCCTATAAAGGAAATGCCTACGGACTGGCAAACACGCTGATGCAAACTGCCACTCTGAAGCCCTCCCTGAAAAATAAGAAAATAGATAACCTGTTCTACGCCGGGCAACTTACCGTTCCAGGCCCGGGAGTTCCGCCCTCCATTATCTCAGGAAACATAGCCGCCCAACAATTGATAAAGCACCTAAACAAATAG
- a CDS encoding MarR family winged helix-turn-helix transcriptional regulator: MYYDLITEVIGLIKIYEQESGPQEQDPYLFGQWLTEYYQKTGHVSVPEPEWDGKVNGRSADSVINTSLVHLYKYARLHAKAAIVDTAFSTPDEFIYLISLISFGSMTKTALIRLNIHEKSAGMQIVNRLISNGLVEQAALDSDKRNRMIHITPKGTQLLNESMQKIRIASMKVTEPLSHQEKMELIRLLTKLENFHEEKTKGQL; this comes from the coding sequence ATGTATTACGATCTAATAACCGAGGTAATAGGCTTGATTAAAATTTACGAGCAGGAATCTGGTCCCCAGGAGCAGGATCCCTATTTATTTGGACAATGGTTAACTGAATATTACCAGAAAACAGGGCATGTCTCAGTTCCCGAGCCGGAATGGGATGGAAAGGTAAATGGACGTTCAGCTGATAGCGTAATTAACACTTCCTTAGTTCACCTTTATAAATATGCCAGATTGCATGCTAAAGCAGCGATAGTCGACACCGCCTTTTCTACGCCTGATGAATTCATTTATTTAATCAGTTTGATCTCATTTGGAAGTATGACCAAAACGGCGCTCATCCGACTGAATATTCATGAAAAATCTGCGGGAATGCAAATCGTAAACCGGTTAATCAGCAATGGATTGGTAGAACAGGCCGCACTAGATAGTGACAAGAGGAACAGAATGATCCACATCACACCAAAAGGAACTCAGCTTTTAAATGAAAGCATGCAGAAGATAAGAATAGCCTCCATGAAGGTAACAGAGCCACTATCCCATCAGGAAAAAATGGAATTGATCCGCTTGCTGACAAAGCTTGAAAACTTTCACGAGGAAAAAACAAAAGGCCAGCTGTAG
- a CDS encoding LytTR family DNA-binding domain-containing protein produces the protein MNIIIIEDELRTAKSLENMIREIRPEAKITGPYQSIEASVSALSEGTPPDLIFMDIQLADGLSFEIFKAVKITCPVVFCTAFDEYSLEAFKANGVDYLLKPFSKEDITGAFKKVDELKNFFQQKQIPDLAEMLINIVKPAEKTSFLVFKHQKYTTVQIEQIAFFYIRNDSTSIMCFDGQEFALNQALDQIAASVSARQFFRVNRQYLVNFKAIKEVEHYFLRKLYVKLLIETPEKLLINKEKSQLFLAWMENR, from the coding sequence ATGAACATCATCATCATTGAGGATGAGCTGAGAACAGCAAAATCTCTCGAAAATATGATTCGGGAAATCAGGCCTGAAGCCAAAATCACCGGACCATACCAAAGTATAGAAGCATCGGTTTCGGCGCTTTCAGAAGGTACGCCTCCCGATTTGATCTTTATGGACATCCAATTGGCTGATGGCCTCAGCTTTGAGATATTCAAAGCTGTAAAAATCACCTGTCCGGTGGTATTCTGTACCGCCTTCGACGAATATTCCCTGGAAGCTTTTAAGGCCAATGGGGTCGATTATCTACTCAAACCCTTCTCCAAAGAAGACATTACCGGCGCTTTTAAAAAAGTTGATGAGCTGAAGAACTTTTTCCAGCAAAAGCAGATTCCTGACCTTGCAGAAATGCTGATCAACATTGTTAAACCTGCAGAAAAGACAAGTTTTCTGGTATTCAAACACCAGAAATACACTACGGTACAAATTGAACAAATTGCCTTTTTTTATATCCGTAACGACTCCACTTCCATCATGTGTTTTGACGGACAAGAGTTTGCACTGAACCAGGCCCTGGACCAGATTGCCGCTTCAGTTTCAGCCAGACAGTTCTTTAGGGTAAACCGCCAGTACCTGGTCAACTTTAAAGCGATCAAAGAAGTGGAGCATTATTTTTTACGAAAGTTGTATGTTAAGCTGCTTATTGAAACGCCAGAAAAGTTGCTCATCAATAAGGAAAAATCACAGCTCTTTCTCGCCTGGATGGAAAACCGCTAG